One segment of Candidatus Sulfotelmatobacter sp. DNA contains the following:
- a CDS encoding propionate/acetate kinase (catalyzes the formation of propanoyl phosphate from propanoate and ATP; TdcD also has acetate kinase activities and functions in anaerobic threonine catabolism), whose translation MNALAFNAGGGSNRAILYALPAGDVLPLEPPTPLWSGEIEENDAPLDQLFATLPDVPVALVAHRVVHGGLDPARPLQARIDASVLDAIRAAVPLAPAHNRPALDGIAYARQRFPGVPQIAVFDDALGPDAPELAQTVTGPPEWRARFGIRRIGFHGISHRDVIERVLALLGRADAKIVAVHLGSGASAIAFDGRRIVETTMGMTPLDGAMMGTRAGAVDPGVLFHLLRNGYDAARLEDDVSHRSGLAGISGLSLDTRILIDAAARGNARAAFALDLYYYRMAQCIGELFATLNGADALSFTGPIGQHMPPVRMGIVARLGFAGFALDAERNDAIAEGEPVDGPLHAAGSRPVFSIRTLEEWAMLRRAIALR comes from the coding sequence ATGAACGCGCTGGCGTTCAACGCCGGCGGCGGAAGCAATCGCGCGATCCTCTACGCGCTGCCGGCCGGGGACGTGCTGCCGCTCGAGCCGCCGACACCGCTGTGGAGCGGCGAGATCGAGGAGAACGACGCGCCGCTCGACCAACTGTTCGCGACTCTGCCCGACGTGCCGGTCGCGCTGGTCGCGCATCGCGTCGTTCACGGCGGCCTCGATCCCGCCCGCCCGCTCCAGGCACGCATCGACGCGAGCGTGCTCGACGCGATCCGGGCCGCCGTCCCGCTCGCGCCCGCGCACAACCGCCCGGCACTCGACGGGATCGCGTACGCACGGCAGCGCTTTCCGGGGGTCCCGCAGATCGCGGTCTTCGACGATGCGCTGGGACCGGATGCGCCCGAGCTCGCCCAGACCGTCACCGGCCCCCCGGAATGGCGCGCGCGTTTCGGCATCCGGCGCATCGGGTTCCACGGCATCAGTCACCGCGATGTGATCGAACGGGTGCTCGCGCTGCTCGGTCGTGCCGACGCGAAGATCGTCGCCGTGCACCTGGGCAGCGGGGCGTCCGCGATCGCGTTCGACGGCCGGCGGATCGTCGAGACGACGATGGGCATGACGCCGCTCGACGGTGCGATGATGGGGACGCGCGCCGGCGCCGTCGACCCCGGCGTGCTCTTCCACCTTCTGCGCAACGGCTACGACGCGGCGCGGTTGGAGGACGACGTCAGCCATCGTTCGGGGCTGGCCGGTATCAGCGGCCTCTCGCTCGACACGCGCATCCTGATCGACGCCGCGGCGAGGGGGAACGCTCGCGCGGCATTCGCGCTCGATCTCTACTACTACCGCATGGCGCAATGCATCGGCGAGCTGTTCGCAACCCTGAACGGTGCCGACGCGCTCTCGTTCACGGGCCCGATCGGCCAGCACATGCCGCCCGTGCGGATGGGCATCGTCGCTCGGCTCGGCTTCGCCGGCTTCGCGCTCGACGCGGAGCGCAACGACGCGATCGCCGAAGGCGAGCCGGTCGACGGACCGCTGCACGCCGCCGGCAGCCGGCCCGTCTTCTCGATCCGTACCCTCGAAGAATGGGCGATGCTGCGGCGCGCGATCGCGCTTCGCTGA